In Felis catus isolate Fca126 chromosome A3, F.catus_Fca126_mat1.0, whole genome shotgun sequence, a single genomic region encodes these proteins:
- the LIPT1 gene encoding lipoyltransferase 1, mitochondrial, with protein MLVPFSMKNCFQLLCNLKVPTAGFKNTVKSGLILQSISNDVYQNLAVEDWIHDHVNLEGKPVLFLWRNSPSVVIGRHQNPWQECNLNLMREEGIKLARRRSGGGTVYHDMGNINLTFFTTKKKYNRMENLKLVVRALNAIQPQLDVQATKRCDLLLDGQFKISGTASKIGRTTAYHHCTLLCSTNRTFLSSLLKSPYQGIKSNATASIPSVVKNLLEKDPTLTCEVLMNAIAAEYAAYHQIDNHINLINPTDETLFPGINNKAKELQTWEWIYGKTPKFSINTSFNVLYGQSYLEIKIVIDIKNGRIEICNIEAPDHWLPVEICDKLKAGFIGSKFCPIETTMLTSILHKTCPKDDELHSKWNILCEKIKGIM; from the coding sequence atgctgGTCCCATTTTCAATGAAGAATTGCTTCCAGTTACTTTGTAACCTCAAGGTCCCAACAGCTGGctttaaaaacacagtaaaaagTGGGCTTATTTTACAATCGATTTCTAATGATGTTTATCAAAATCTGGCTGTAGAAGACTGGATCCATGACCATGTGAATCTAGAGGGCAAGCCGgttcttttcctttggagaaattcTCCCTCTGTTGTAATAGGTAGACATCAGAATCCTTGGCAGGAATGCAACCTGAATCTGATGAGAGAAGAAGGTATAAAACTGGCTCGGAGAagaagtggaggaggaacagtCTATCATGATATGGGTAATATCAATTTGACTTTTTTTACAACCAAAAAAAAGTACAATAggatggagaatttaaaattaGTTGTGAGAGCTCTGAATGCTATCCAACCCCAGCTGGATGTGCAGGCCACCAAAAGATGTGACCTTTTACTTGATGGACAGTTTAAAATCTCAGGAACAGCTTCTAAGATTGGCCGGACTACTGCTTATCACCATTGCACTTTACTATGTAGTACCAATAGGACCTTCTTGTCATCTTTGCTGAAGAGCCCTTACCAAGGGATCAAGAGCAATGCCACTGCTAGCATACCTTCCGTAGTAAAAAATCTTTTGGAAAAAGATCCCACTCTGACCTGTGAAGTACTGATGAATGCTATTGCTGCAGAATATGCTGCTTACCATCAAATTGATAATCATATTAACCTAATAAACCCAACGGATGAGACACTGTTTCctggaataaataataaagccaaAGAACTACAGACCTGGGAGTGGATATATGGCAAAACTCCAAAGTTTAGTATAAACACTTCCTTTAATGTATTATATGGACAGtcatatttggaaattaaaatagtCATAGACATAAAGAATGGAAGAATTGAAATCTGTAATATTGAAGCACCTGATCATTGGTTGCCAGTGGAAATATGTGACAAATTAAAAGCAGGTTTTATTGGCAGTAAGTTTTGCCCAATTGAAACTACTATGCTAACAAGTATATTACATAAAACATGTCCTAAAGATGATGAACTACACAGTAAATGGAATATTCTCTGTGAAAAAATTAAGGGAATAATGTGA